The SAR116 cluster alpha proteobacterium HIMB100 genome has a window encoding:
- a CDS encoding Fe2+/Zn2+ uptake regulation protein (PFAM: Ferric uptake regulator family), whose amino-acid sequence MELSQNQKLVIGVLEDQAVPMSAYMILEELRGDGLKAPLQVYRALEKLISFGMVHRLESLNAFIACSHMHCEASCSTAFVICDRCEHVQEICDETVSAFLTSLAQKTKIKTSKSSIELHGICDGCSEG is encoded by the coding sequence ATGGAACTCTCGCAAAATCAAAAGCTGGTGATAGGCGTCCTTGAGGACCAGGCCGTGCCGATGAGTGCCTATATGATCCTGGAAGAGCTGCGAGGAGATGGCCTGAAGGCCCCGCTTCAGGTTTATCGTGCGCTGGAAAAGCTGATCTCTTTTGGTATGGTCCACAGGCTGGAAAGCCTGAATGCCTTTATTGCCTGCAGCCATATGCATTGTGAGGCCAGCTGTTCAACAGCCTTTGTGATTTGCGACAGGTGCGAGCATGTCCAGGAAATATGTGATGAGACGGTTTCAGCCTTCCTGACCAGCCTGGCCCAGAAGACAAAAATAAAAACATCAAAATCCAGCATTGAGCTGCACGGCATTTGCGATGGCTGTTCTGAGGGCTGA
- a CDS encoding ABC-type Mn2+/Zn2+ transport system, permease component (PFAM: ABC 3 transport family): protein MLDDFFVRAMLAGLGVAAVAGPLGCFVVWRRLAYFGDTLSHGALLGVALGLLFEANLTLAVFAVSAGLSVFLLYLKSRTSLPSDALLGLLAHSVLAIGIVVLGFMTWVRVDLLSLLFGDLLAVSTQDLVLIWGGGLLTIGFLMSIWRPLFADTVSPDLAFAEGLNPHIVRLKFTLLLALVISISIKVVGVLLITGLLLLPAATARNLCGGPVVMAVMAAVIGCFAVGIGLFSSLSLNTPSGPSIIVAALVMFVTSLFVSGYLHIRSAKDI, encoded by the coding sequence ATGTTAGATGATTTTTTTGTACGGGCGATGTTAGCAGGATTAGGCGTGGCAGCTGTTGCCGGGCCCTTGGGCTGTTTTGTGGTCTGGAGGCGGCTGGCTTATTTTGGCGATACCTTGTCTCATGGGGCGTTGCTGGGTGTTGCCCTCGGCCTTTTGTTTGAAGCCAATCTGACGTTAGCCGTATTTGCGGTATCTGCTGGTCTGTCTGTATTCTTATTATATTTAAAAAGCCGGACCAGCCTGCCCAGTGACGCGCTGCTTGGGCTGCTGGCGCATTCGGTGCTTGCAATCGGCATTGTTGTGCTTGGATTTATGACCTGGGTCAGGGTTGACTTGCTCAGCCTTTTATTTGGTGATTTACTTGCAGTATCAACACAGGATTTGGTGCTGATCTGGGGTGGCGGCCTGCTGACAATTGGGTTTTTGATGTCCATCTGGCGCCCCTTATTTGCAGATACAGTCAGCCCGGATTTGGCTTTTGCAGAAGGTTTGAACCCGCATATTGTGCGGCTGAAATTTACGTTGTTGCTGGCACTTGTGATCTCCATCTCTATCAAGGTGGTGGGGGTGTTGCTGATCACCGGCCTGTTGTTGTTACCTGCGGCCACGGCCAGAAACCTGTGTGGCGGGCCGGTGGTGATGGCTGTAATGGCTGCTGTGATTGGCTGCTTTGCGGTCGGGATAGGGCTATTCAGCTCTCTGTCGTTGAACACGCCGTCCGGGCCGAGCATAATTGTTGCCGCTCTTGTTATGTTTGTGACAAGCCTGTTCGTTTCTGGCTATCTGCATATAAGATCCGCAAAAGATATATAA
- a CDS encoding ATPase component of Mn/Zn ABC-type transporter (PFAM: ABC transporter), translated as MSEDKARLVEMENAGVRRNGKWLVHGVSLTISKGEIVTLIGPNGSGKTTTAKMILGVTAPSEGEVKKTPHLVTSYVPQKIDIDWTLPLKVAHFMQLTAKLSAEAVRAALATTGVEHLLMSDMRNLSGGEFQRVLIARALSRKPDLLVLDEPVQGVDFTGETALYDLINRLRDELKCGILLISHDLHVVMAATDKVICLNGHVCCSGTPGAVAESDEYKALFGANASAALAVYKHKHDHTHHADGSLCTH; from the coding sequence ATGTCTGAAGACAAAGCCAGATTGGTTGAGATGGAAAATGCCGGGGTCAGACGCAATGGAAAATGGCTGGTACACGGCGTGTCCCTGACCATCAGCAAAGGAGAAATTGTGACTCTTATCGGCCCGAACGGGTCTGGCAAAACAACCACTGCCAAAATGATTCTTGGCGTTACCGCACCATCAGAAGGTGAGGTGAAAAAGACGCCGCATCTGGTCACATCTTATGTGCCCCAGAAAATTGATATTGACTGGACATTGCCGCTGAAAGTTGCCCATTTCATGCAGCTGACCGCAAAGCTGTCGGCAGAGGCGGTGCGCGCAGCATTAGCCACAACCGGTGTTGAACATTTGCTGATGTCTGATATGCGCAACTTATCCGGCGGCGAATTCCAGCGTGTTCTGATCGCACGGGCGCTGTCACGCAAGCCAGATTTGCTGGTCCTGGACGAGCCTGTTCAGGGTGTGGATTTTACCGGTGAGACCGCGCTGTATGATTTAATTAACCGCTTAAGAGATGAGCTGAAATGCGGCATTCTTTTGATTTCACATGATCTGCATGTTGTGATGGCGGCAACAGACAAGGTGATTTGCCTGAACGGTCATGTCTGTTGTTCCGGCACACCAGGGGCTGTGGCCGAAAGTGACGAATATAAAGCCTTGTTCGGCGCCAACGCGTCGGCTGCGCTTGCGGTATATAAACATAAACATGACCATACCCATCATGCTGATGGCAGCTTGTGCACACATTAA
- a CDS encoding ABC-type Zn2+ transport system, periplasmic component/surface adhesin (PFAM: Periplasmic solute binding protein family), with translation MLSSVRLPFTHAFITPVLLCSLLGLSAPAYADIQAVASIKPVHSLVSLVMGDKGKASLLIDGAASPHTYALTPQQAREMQNADVIFWVGEHLEAFLKKPLQTVGAGARHIELMATPGVKTLSFREGGAFEAHAHDDHAHKDHDDHEGHDDHGHKDHDHKDHAHKDHDDHDGHDGHAHSADETDPHIWLSPDNAKAMLHHIAHVLGELDPDHKAEFDQNADQAASRIDQLTASIKADLDPVKEGEFIVFHDAYHYFEDRFGLQAAGAISLSPERMPGAQRVAEIRALLQDDHIRCVFTEPQFEPRIVTTILEETNKKLVEIDPLGAAVSSGPEMYFALLNAMRTSFLNCLGK, from the coding sequence ATGCTGTCTTCAGTCCGTCTTCCATTCACGCATGCCTTCATTACGCCGGTGTTATTGTGCTCTCTGCTGGGGCTTTCTGCTCCTGCATATGCCGATATTCAGGCAGTGGCCTCAATCAAGCCTGTTCATTCACTGGTGTCCTTGGTGATGGGGGATAAGGGGAAAGCCAGCTTGTTAATTGATGGTGCAGCCTCGCCACATACCTATGCGCTTACCCCTCAACAGGCGCGGGAGATGCAAAATGCAGATGTCATTTTCTGGGTAGGCGAACATCTGGAAGCGTTCTTGAAAAAACCTCTGCAGACAGTTGGCGCAGGCGCCCGCCATATTGAACTGATGGCCACGCCGGGGGTCAAGACACTTTCGTTCCGCGAAGGTGGTGCGTTTGAAGCTCATGCGCATGACGACCATGCTCACAAAGATCATGACGACCATGAGGGACATGATGATCACGGTCATAAAGACCATGATCACAAAGATCATGCCCACAAAGATCATGATGATCATGACGGGCATGATGGCCATGCCCATTCAGCAGATGAAACTGACCCTCATATCTGGCTGAGTCCTGATAACGCCAAAGCGATGCTGCATCATATCGCGCATGTGTTGGGCGAACTGGACCCAGATCATAAGGCTGAATTTGACCAGAATGCCGACCAGGCTGCCAGCCGGATTGATCAGCTGACAGCGTCAATCAAAGCTGATCTCGACCCGGTCAAAGAGGGCGAATTTATCGTCTTTCATGATGCCTATCACTATTTTGAGGATAGATTCGGCCTGCAGGCGGCAGGTGCAATTTCTCTCAGCCCTGAGAGGATGCCAGGGGCACAGCGTGTCGCGGAAATCCGGGCTTTGCTTCAGGATGACCATATCCGCTGTGTGTTTACTGAACCTCAGTTTGAGCCCAGAATTGTCACAACAATTCTTGAAGAGACAAACAAAAAATTAGTTGAAATTGACCCGCTCGGCGCTGCGGTCTCTTCCGGGCCAGAGATGTATTTTGCGCTTCTTAACGCAATGCGCACCTCATTCCTGAACTGTCTGGGTAAGTAA
- a CDS encoding putative dehydrogenase (dehydrogenase of unknown specificity, short-chain alcohol dehydrogenase like): protein MGKQTVLVTGASRGIGKAIAERCLDDGLEVVGLSTSASNDLPWRHYGVDLAGEDAKAQLAEIIDKHRPCRFVGNAGVLINGRLEDVDAADFDRLMRVNLLSLMETANLMLPVWKDERFGRVVLIGSRAALGKENRVLYGASKAAVTGLGRTLALELAAHQVSVNVIAPGPIATDLFEHGQPVGSPARIKIESSIPLGRVGKPEDIAQTASFLLDDKSGFITGQCVNVCGGLSTGFSAQ, encoded by the coding sequence ATGGGAAAACAAACTGTACTCGTTACCGGCGCAAGCCGCGGCATCGGCAAGGCCATTGCTGAGCGTTGTCTGGATGATGGGCTGGAGGTGGTTGGCTTGTCCACATCTGCAAGCAATGACTTGCCCTGGCGGCATTATGGGGTGGATTTGGCTGGTGAGGATGCAAAGGCGCAGCTGGCTGAAATCATTGATAAACACCGCCCCTGCCGGTTTGTCGGGAACGCGGGTGTTCTGATCAATGGTCGTCTGGAAGATGTTGATGCCGCAGATTTTGACCGGCTGATGCGTGTCAATCTGCTCAGCCTGATGGAAACAGCGAATCTAATGTTGCCTGTCTGGAAAGATGAGCGGTTTGGCCGGGTTGTGCTGATCGGGTCACGTGCGGCCCTGGGCAAGGAAAACCGGGTGCTGTATGGCGCATCAAAAGCAGCAGTGACTGGCCTTGGCCGGACCTTGGCGCTGGAATTGGCCGCCCATCAGGTCAGCGTGAATGTGATTGCCCCCGGGCCGATTGCCACAGATTTATTTGAACATGGCCAGCCGGTGGGAAGCCCGGCCCGCATAAAAATAGAATCCTCAATTCCGCTTGGCCGTGTGGGCAAGCCAGAAGATATCGCCCAGACTGCCAGCTTTCTGCTGGACGATAAATCCGGCTTTATCACTGGCCAG